A single window of Flavobacteriales bacterium DNA harbors:
- a CDS encoding TonB-dependent receptor: MRVVFTSLLLIAGFTRLFAVEPPKGSVTGSVMSASEGQPVEFATVSVHNVLDSVLVSGTVTDAQGGYVIKDLPEGKYFLRIGFIGYNTQEVSDVNISSKNWHVTVPAVKLQEMATALQEVAVTADRSLVENHIDKKVFNAEKSMASQGGTGLDLMKEVPSVDVDADENISLRGDGNVKILVDGRPLTVPASQYLKQLPANAIERVEVVTNPSAKYDPEGMSGILNIILKKQKQSGFNGSVNLSAGRGKRNKGNAGINLNYRKDKFNYTFGYNQSRGEGWFGGEIDRSFVLRDTLFGQIGSDEGAFNFVNHWLQGGVDFFLNDRNTFYVSANGQFNDNQVKRHYDNAFLEADEVSYTSNRESTKDVNGQNTKVNAGWQKKFKKKGQSYDLDVEYSVGNNPTTESNLETFDPLNSGYMFDMVSQRVSFKDLDKLFNVRNDFVLPVNDSIRWETGVHYTGTWLNENVYSERLQSNSGEYEPDTAINNEFNYAQHVGAVYGIYHRQQKKWGYQFGLRVEKTLVDAELLTTDQSFTNTYTSFFPSAHVSYKIKEMDELSFSYSRRINRPDPNELNPFPSSSDPYTVMMGNPFLKPEFIHVFEVGYLKYWEKFNVNGTVYYRHVNDMKRRFLDLTDEGVSVVSFDNLSTGHLYGVEAILTYNPAKWNRNTLTLNAWQNQLEDPAITENLSTTNEGWSATLASSLNLPKNLSLQVNGNYRSRMVVVQGTLMPRYTIDFSARKSIWKNKASISVRVSDIFQTGAFRFKSKNLINYDFEIDRRWESQQFWLTFTYNFGKMQRGGGRRTKRVKDASDNFSTPDMN; the protein is encoded by the coding sequence ATGAGAGTTGTTTTTACGTCGTTGTTGTTGATTGCAGGTTTCACCCGATTATTCGCTGTTGAACCGCCCAAAGGAAGTGTAACGGGTTCCGTGATGTCCGCATCCGAAGGCCAACCCGTTGAATTCGCCACCGTTTCTGTTCACAATGTGCTGGATTCGGTCTTGGTATCCGGTACCGTTACGGATGCACAAGGCGGGTACGTAATCAAAGATCTACCTGAAGGAAAATACTTTTTAAGGATCGGGTTCATTGGCTATAACACGCAGGAGGTGTCGGATGTGAACATCTCTTCCAAGAACTGGCACGTGACCGTGCCTGCGGTGAAATTGCAGGAAATGGCTACGGCGTTGCAAGAGGTTGCTGTTACTGCAGACAGATCGCTGGTGGAAAACCACATAGATAAGAAGGTGTTCAATGCTGAAAAGAGCATGGCCAGCCAGGGAGGAACCGGCCTGGATCTGATGAAGGAGGTTCCTTCCGTGGATGTGGATGCGGATGAGAATATTTCCCTGAGAGGTGATGGCAATGTGAAGATACTGGTTGACGGTCGACCGCTTACAGTTCCGGCGTCGCAATACCTGAAGCAACTTCCGGCCAATGCTATAGAAAGGGTGGAAGTGGTCACCAACCCATCCGCCAAATACGATCCGGAAGGCATGTCGGGCATCCTGAACATCATTCTGAAAAAACAAAAGCAATCCGGTTTCAACGGAAGCGTGAACCTTTCGGCCGGAAGAGGAAAACGAAACAAGGGCAATGCCGGAATCAATTTGAACTACAGGAAAGACAAGTTCAACTATACCTTCGGGTATAACCAGAGCAGGGGTGAAGGTTGGTTCGGGGGTGAGATAGACCGGAGCTTTGTATTACGCGACACGTTGTTCGGCCAGATCGGATCGGACGAAGGCGCATTCAATTTTGTGAACCACTGGCTCCAGGGTGGAGTTGATTTCTTTCTGAATGATCGCAATACTTTCTATGTTTCCGCCAATGGCCAGTTCAATGATAATCAGGTGAAGCGCCACTACGACAATGCATTCCTGGAGGCGGATGAGGTTTCCTACACATCCAACCGCGAGTCAACCAAAGACGTTAATGGTCAGAATACCAAAGTCAATGCAGGCTGGCAAAAAAAGTTCAAGAAAAAGGGACAGTCCTATGACCTGGATGTGGAATACAGTGTGGGCAACAACCCAACCACAGAATCCAACCTGGAAACATTCGACCCGCTGAATTCAGGATACATGTTTGATATGGTTTCGCAACGTGTATCATTCAAAGATCTGGACAAGCTGTTCAATGTTCGAAACGATTTCGTGTTACCGGTGAATGATTCTATACGCTGGGAAACCGGTGTACATTACACAGGTACCTGGCTCAATGAAAACGTATATTCGGAACGACTTCAATCCAACTCGGGAGAATACGAACCCGATACCGCCATCAACAACGAATTCAACTATGCACAACATGTAGGTGCCGTGTACGGAATTTACCACAGGCAACAGAAAAAATGGGGATATCAGTTCGGCCTCCGGGTAGAGAAAACTCTGGTGGATGCTGAGTTGCTAACCACCGACCAGTCTTTTACAAATACCTATACTTCCTTTTTTCCGTCAGCACATGTCAGCTACAAGATTAAAGAAATGGATGAACTGTCTTTCAGTTACAGCCGCCGTATCAACAGGCCGGATCCCAATGAGCTGAATCCATTCCCGAGTTCTTCGGATCCGTATACGGTTATGATGGGAAATCCTTTCCTTAAACCCGAATTCATTCATGTGTTCGAGGTGGGCTATCTGAAGTATTGGGAGAAATTCAATGTGAACGGTACAGTTTACTACCGCCACGTAAATGACATGAAGCGGCGTTTCCTGGATCTCACCGACGAGGGCGTTTCCGTGGTTAGCTTTGACAACCTGTCAACAGGTCACCTGTATGGCGTTGAGGCTATCCTGACCTATAACCCGGCCAAATGGAACCGCAACACACTTACTTTGAATGCATGGCAAAATCAATTGGAAGACCCGGCCATCACAGAGAATTTGTCGACCACGAATGAAGGATGGAGTGCGACATTGGCCTCGTCGCTTAACCTTCCCAAAAACCTCAGCTTGCAGGTGAATGGTAACTATCGCAGCCGCATGGTGGTGGTGCAGGGTACCCTGATGCCCCGATATACCATTGATTTTTCGGCACGCAAATCCATCTGGAAAAACAAGGCCAGCATTTCAGTGCGTGTGAGCGATATCTTCCAAACCGGTGCGTTTCGCTTCAAGAGCAAGAACCTGATCAATTATGATTTTGAGATTGATCGCCGCTGGGAGTCGCAACAATTCTGGCTGACATTCACCTACAACTTCGGAAAAATGCAGCGAGGAGGTGGCCGCAGAACCAAACGGGTGAAAGATGCCAGCGATAATTTCTCTACGCCGGATATGAACTAA
- a CDS encoding helix-turn-helix transcriptional regulator, whose amino-acid sequence MEDKDWNGIRLVLRTLPINRIKECIEAKGMSQAFVARQMNKTCNTLNGWCSNKCQPHLVDLYLLATILDCEVHDLLVPMQGRQIRNAARARQNGSA is encoded by the coding sequence ATGGAAGACAAGGACTGGAACGGTATCCGTCTCGTGTTAAGAACCCTTCCCATCAACAGGATCAAGGAATGCATTGAAGCAAAGGGCATGAGTCAGGCCTTTGTTGCACGTCAGATGAATAAAACATGCAATACCCTGAATGGTTGGTGTTCCAATAAATGCCAGCCCCATTTGGTGGATTTGTATCTATTGGCCACCATTCTCGATTGCGAAGTACATGATTTGCTAGTCCCCATGCAAGGACGACAAATCAGAAACGCTGCACGTGCGCGTCAAAATGGCAGCGCATAA
- a CDS encoding sigma-70 family RNA polymerase sigma factor, with translation MRQLKISKQITDRSSTSVDRYLQDISRYSLITAEEETELAKRIHQGDQVAMEKLIQANLRFVVSVAKQYQHMGMNLADLINQGNIGLVKAAERFDETKGFKFISYAVWWIRQSILQALAEQSRIIRLPLNQIGSLNKINRAFSDLEQQFEREPTPEELAEKLESDSSKIMETLQAAQQHSSIDAPIHADEDATVANLLVNHDAPDADEHLMDESLKREIERALSSLTETEKDVIKLFFGIGFSHGLTLEEIGNRLHLTRERIRQIKERALRRLRDKSRSRVLRSFLGE, from the coding sequence ATGAGACAGCTAAAAATCAGCAAACAAATTACCGACCGGAGTAGCACTTCCGTAGATCGTTACCTTCAGGATATAAGCAGATACAGCCTCATTACCGCTGAAGAAGAAACCGAACTGGCCAAACGCATTCACCAGGGAGACCAGGTGGCCATGGAAAAGCTCATCCAGGCAAACCTGAGGTTCGTGGTGTCTGTTGCCAAGCAATACCAGCACATGGGTATGAACCTGGCGGACCTGATCAACCAGGGCAACATCGGACTGGTAAAAGCGGCTGAACGCTTTGATGAAACCAAAGGCTTTAAGTTCATCTCGTATGCCGTTTGGTGGATCCGTCAATCGATCCTGCAGGCACTGGCCGAGCAATCCCGGATCATCCGGTTGCCCCTGAACCAGATCGGATCCCTGAATAAGATCAACCGGGCTTTCTCCGATCTTGAACAACAATTTGAGCGGGAACCCACCCCGGAAGAACTGGCGGAAAAATTGGAAAGCGATAGCAGCAAGATCATGGAAACACTGCAAGCTGCGCAACAGCACAGTTCCATAGATGCCCCCATTCATGCAGACGAAGATGCAACGGTAGCCAACCTGCTTGTGAATCATGATGCTCCGGACGCAGACGAACACCTGATGGACGAGTCGCTGAAACGTGAAATTGAAAGGGCACTCAGCAGCCTCACCGAAACGGAAAAGGACGTGATCAAACTTTTCTTCGGTATCGGTTTCAGCCATGGCCTCACCCTGGAAGAAATCGGCAACCGGTTGCACCTGACAAGAGAACGCATCAGGCAGATCAAGGAAAGGGCCTTGCGCCGGTTGCGCGACAAGAGCCGGAGTCGCGTTCTGAGGAGCTTCCTTGGAGAATAA